A section of the Planctomycetota bacterium genome encodes:
- a CDS encoding ATP-binding cassette domain-containing protein: MRLDVRARIRRPGGFVLDADVSCEASALAVVGPSGSGKSTFLEAVAGIEPGARVVLDGEDLSALPLHRRRMGYVTQDALLFPHLTVRENLLYSPHARDLGDVPRALGIEGLLERRPRHLSGGERRRAALARAILSRPRVLLLDEPFAGLDEPRRREAMALLDRVRRRYGIPMILVSHQADETIGLTDRAIRLEEGRVVASGPTPSVLRAGEGRIDNYLSGSVTGPGRVRVGSVELAAALPDGASGHVRLACYAHDVLLSALPLPRGLSARNVFPARVAGAAPVGDAVLVELADPPLRALVTPEAAAALDLRPGAPVGVVLKATSLAYLGPDR; this comes from the coding sequence GTGAGGCTCGACGTCCGCGCCCGGATCCGCCGGCCCGGAGGCTTCGTCCTCGACGCCGACGTCTCCTGCGAGGCCTCGGCGCTGGCCGTCGTGGGCCCCAGCGGAAGCGGCAAGTCCACCTTCCTCGAGGCCGTCGCGGGCATCGAGCCGGGGGCCCGGGTCGTCCTGGACGGCGAGGACCTCTCCGCCCTCCCGCTCCACCGGCGCCGGATGGGCTACGTGACCCAGGACGCGCTTCTTTTCCCGCACCTCACCGTCCGCGAGAATCTCCTCTACAGCCCGCACGCGCGCGACCTCGGCGACGTGCCCCGCGCGCTCGGCATCGAGGGGCTCCTCGAACGCCGCCCGCGCCACCTGAGCGGAGGCGAGCGACGCCGCGCCGCCCTCGCGCGGGCGATCCTCTCCCGCCCGCGCGTCCTCCTCCTCGACGAGCCCTTCGCCGGCCTCGACGAGCCGCGCCGCCGGGAAGCCATGGCCCTCCTCGACCGCGTCCGGCGCCGCTACGGCATCCCCATGATCCTCGTCAGCCACCAGGCCGACGAGACGATCGGACTGACCGACCGCGCGATCCGCCTCGAGGAAGGGCGGGTCGTCGCTTCCGGCCCGACTCCCTCGGTCCTGCGCGCCGGCGAAGGGCGCATCGACAACTATCTCTCCGGAAGCGTGACCGGCCCGGGACGCGTGCGGGTGGGCTCCGTGGAGCTGGCGGCCGCGCTTCCCGACGGCGCCTCGGGCCACGTGCGCCTCGCCTGCTACGCGCACGATGTTCTCCTGAGCGCCCTGCCGCTTCCGCGAGGGCTCTCGGCGCGGAACGTCTTCCCCGCGCGCGTGGCGGGCGCGGCCCCCGTCGGGGACGCCGTGCTCGTGGAGCTCGCCGACCCCCCGCTCCGGGCGCTCGTGACCCCCGAGGCGGCCGCCGCGCTCGACCTTCGGCCCGGCGCGCCCGTCGGCGTCGTCCTCAAAGCCACCTCCCTCGCCTATCTCGGGCCGGACCGATGA
- a CDS encoding sulfate ABC transporter substrate-binding protein, whose protein sequence is MNVVARSVAVFLTAGLSAACGPGGSGSVPRTLLNASYDPTRALYRELGEGFARDYAARTGRRVAVRTSHGGSAAQARAILGGLRAHVASLALGYDLEILAERGFVAADWEGRFPHRACPYRSTIVFLVRRGNPRGIRGWDDLVRDDVRVMTANPKTSGGARWAFLAAWGHVTAQGGTPAQAEDFVRRLYRRVPVMDAAARAATLTFVRKKMGDVLLAWENEAFLAMREEEDRFEIVRPEDSILAEPPVALVERNLTDPDLRAAAEAFVRYLYTPEAQEVIARAGFRPADPAVADRFRDRLPPIRRLYTVAEVAGSWKEAHRRFFADGALFDRILEEPPR, encoded by the coding sequence ATGAACGTCGTCGCGCGATCGGTCGCGGTCTTCCTGACCGCGGGCCTTTCGGCCGCCTGCGGGCCGGGCGGCTCCGGGTCCGTCCCGCGGACGCTTCTGAACGCCTCCTACGACCCGACCCGGGCGCTCTACCGGGAACTCGGCGAGGGCTTCGCGCGCGACTACGCGGCGCGGACGGGCCGCCGCGTCGCCGTGCGCACGTCCCACGGGGGCTCGGCCGCCCAGGCGCGGGCCATCCTCGGCGGCCTGCGGGCGCACGTGGCGTCCCTGGCGCTCGGCTACGACCTCGAGATTCTGGCGGAGCGGGGCTTCGTGGCGGCCGACTGGGAAGGGCGCTTCCCGCATCGCGCGTGCCCTTACCGTTCGACCATCGTCTTTCTGGTGCGCCGGGGCAACCCCCGCGGGATCCGCGGCTGGGACGATCTTGTGCGGGACGATGTCCGCGTCATGACCGCCAACCCGAAGACCTCCGGCGGCGCCCGATGGGCCTTCCTGGCGGCCTGGGGGCACGTGACCGCGCAAGGCGGCACGCCGGCGCAGGCCGAGGACTTCGTCCGCCGCCTCTACCGCCGCGTGCCCGTCATGGACGCCGCCGCGCGCGCCGCGACCCTCACCTTCGTCCGCAAGAAGATGGGCGACGTCCTGCTGGCCTGGGAGAACGAGGCGTTCCTCGCGATGCGGGAGGAGGAGGACCGCTTCGAAATCGTGCGGCCGGAGGATTCGATCCTCGCGGAGCCTCCGGTGGCGCTCGTCGAGCGGAACCTGACGGACCCGGATCTGCGCGCCGCCGCCGAGGCGTTCGTCCGTTATCTCTACACGCCCGAGGCGCAGGAGGTCATCGCCCGCGCGGGATTCCGGCCCGCGGACCCGGCCGTGGCGGACCGCTTCCGTGACCGGCTGCCCCCGATCCGGCGGCTCTACACGGTCGCCGAGGTGGCCGGATCGTGGAAGGAGGCCCACCGGCGGTTCTTCGCGGACGGAGCGCTTTTCGACCGGATTCTCGAGGAGCCGCCGCGATGA
- a CDS encoding TerC family protein encodes MSTQLLLWIGFAVLVVAALAIDLGFFQRKAHVVRPKEAILWSIIWVVLALVFNVVVYSFRGKEAALQFLTGYLVEKSLSVDNLFVFLMIFSYFGVPREYESRILMWGVLGAIVTRAIFIVAGTELMKRFAWTTYVFGGILILTGLKLLLKKEGVIQPEKNPVVRLFRRLFPVTPQLDGQKFFTRVDGRLMATPLFITLIVVETTDVVFAVDSVPAIFAVVTPPDTFLIYTSNVFAILGLRQLYFLLAHLMGAFRFLKFGLVFILVFVGVKMLLAHSPYKVPTPLSLAVIGGTLFLSVAASLLFPAREKAHAPHPPHAPAA; translated from the coding sequence ATGAGCACGCAACTTCTGCTCTGGATCGGCTTCGCCGTCCTCGTCGTGGCGGCCCTGGCGATCGACCTCGGATTCTTCCAGCGCAAGGCCCACGTGGTGCGCCCGAAGGAAGCGATCCTCTGGTCGATCATCTGGGTGGTCCTCGCCCTCGTCTTCAACGTGGTCGTCTATTCCTTCCGCGGCAAGGAGGCCGCGCTCCAGTTCCTGACGGGTTACCTCGTCGAGAAGTCCCTGAGCGTGGACAACCTCTTCGTCTTCCTCATGATCTTCTCGTACTTCGGCGTGCCGCGGGAGTACGAGTCCCGGATCCTCATGTGGGGAGTCCTCGGAGCGATCGTCACCCGGGCCATCTTCATCGTGGCCGGGACGGAACTTATGAAGCGCTTCGCCTGGACCACCTACGTTTTCGGCGGGATCCTGATTCTCACCGGCCTCAAGCTCCTCCTGAAGAAGGAAGGCGTGATCCAGCCCGAAAAGAACCCCGTCGTCCGCCTCTTCCGGCGGCTTTTCCCCGTGACCCCGCAGCTCGACGGTCAGAAGTTCTTCACGCGCGTGGACGGACGGCTCATGGCCACGCCGCTCTTTATCACGCTCATCGTCGTCGAAACCACGGACGTCGTCTTCGCCGTGGACTCGGTTCCGGCCATCTTCGCGGTGGTCACGCCTCCGGACACGTTCCTCATCTACACCTCGAACGTCTTCGCGATCCTGGGCCTCCGGCAGCTTTATTTCCTCCTCGCCCACCTCATGGGGGCCTTCCGGTTCCTCAAGTTCGGTCTCGTTTTCATCCTCGTCTTCGTGGGGGTCAAGATGCTTCTGGCCCACAGCCCCTATAAGGTTCCCACGCCCCTTTCCCTGGCCGTCATCGGCGGAACGCTTTTCCTCTCCGTGGCCGCCTCGCTGCTCTTCCCCGCCCGGGAAAAGGCCCACGCCCCGCACCCCCCGCACGCCCCGGCGGCCTGA
- the cysW gene encoding sulfate ABC transporter permease subunit CysW, with product MNRNGSQAPFWARFLLIFLALAVAGVLLLAPLLNVLAGAFSRGVGRYVGALADPNTVHAILLTVFVAGIAVAVNTVFGVAASWAIAKYSFPGKSLLVTLIDLPFSVSPVISGLLFVLLFGAESVLGRWLEARGLQVLFAPPGIVLATIFVTFPFVAREVLPLMEAVGSDQEEAAVTLGATGWQAFRYVTLPNVRWGVLYGVLLCTARAMGEFGAVSVVSGRITGQTDTLSLRVDKLDQEYQTQAAFAVASLLLVCALATLLAKNFLEWKLRRALEEAARPPETP from the coding sequence ATGAACCGTAACGGGTCCCAGGCGCCCTTCTGGGCGCGGTTTCTGCTGATCTTCCTGGCGCTCGCCGTGGCGGGCGTGCTGCTCCTGGCGCCGCTCCTCAACGTCCTGGCGGGAGCCTTCTCGCGCGGAGTCGGCCGGTATGTCGGGGCGCTCGCCGATCCGAACACGGTGCATGCGATCCTCCTGACCGTCTTCGTGGCGGGGATCGCCGTGGCCGTCAACACCGTCTTCGGGGTGGCCGCCTCGTGGGCGATCGCGAAATACTCGTTTCCGGGCAAGTCGCTTCTGGTGACCCTCATCGACCTTCCGTTTTCGGTGTCGCCGGTGATCTCGGGGCTCCTCTTCGTTCTCCTTTTCGGCGCCGAAAGCGTCCTCGGGCGGTGGCTCGAGGCGCGCGGCCTTCAGGTCCTTTTCGCGCCGCCGGGAATCGTGCTGGCGACGATCTTCGTGACGTTCCCGTTCGTGGCGCGCGAGGTGCTGCCCCTCATGGAGGCGGTGGGGAGCGACCAGGAGGAGGCGGCCGTGACCCTGGGCGCCACGGGCTGGCAGGCGTTCCGCTACGTGACGCTTCCGAACGTCCGCTGGGGGGTGCTCTACGGAGTGCTCCTCTGCACGGCGCGCGCGATGGGGGAGTTCGGGGCGGTCTCGGTGGTTTCCGGAAGGATCACGGGACAGACCGACACGCTGAGCCTGCGGGTGGACAAGCTCGACCAGGAGTATCAGACGCAGGCGGCTTTCGCGGTGGCGTCGCTTCTTCTGGTGTGCGCGCTGGCGACGCTTCTGGCGAAGAACTTTCTAGAATGGAAACTCAGGCGCGCGCTCGAGGAGGCGGCCCGGCCGCCGGAGACGCCATGA
- a CDS encoding lipase maturation factor family protein, whose translation MRETVPGADAYVLSTWLFLRLLGVVYGVAFVSLDRQILGLIGSRGILPVRDFLARHGRRRLPLFLGWPTLAWWASSDRALRAMTRGGAALSILLVAGVAPIPVLALLWFLYLSLVRACGEFLHYQWDALLLETGFLAILLAPLEILPSFPPAAAPSPIGRALAVWLLFRLLFSSGVVKLRSGDPTWRSLTALRYHYETQPLPTPLAWYAHRLPPSVHRFCAAVLFAIELGAPFLLLAPAPFRPVGALLIVLLMGAIAATGNYGFFNLLTIALVVPVFDDAALGAAVASLEPSFRLPSAPPPPVGWVIFTGIVGALLALLSADPVARLLLGRSVRWPGPVARVLGRLDAFGLVHPYGLFAVMTTTRPEIIVEGSRDGVEWAPYEFKWKPGDVRRAPRFVAPHQPRLDWQMWFAALGTSASCPWFVDFVSRLLEGSPDVLALLARNPFPEAPPKYIRALVYEYRFTSFAERRRTGAWWSRKPVARYLPPVSLPEASS comes from the coding sequence ATGCGCGAGACCGTTCCCGGTGCGGACGCCTACGTCCTTTCGACCTGGCTTTTCCTGCGGCTCCTCGGGGTCGTTTATGGGGTCGCCTTCGTCTCTCTCGACCGGCAGATCCTGGGTCTGATCGGCAGCCGGGGCATTCTTCCGGTGCGGGACTTCCTGGCGCGCCACGGGCGGCGGAGGCTCCCGCTTTTTCTCGGCTGGCCGACGCTGGCGTGGTGGGCCTCTTCCGACCGGGCGCTCCGGGCGATGACGCGGGGCGGGGCGGCGCTGTCGATCCTCCTCGTGGCGGGGGTGGCGCCGATTCCCGTTCTGGCGCTCCTCTGGTTTCTCTATCTTTCGCTCGTTCGCGCGTGCGGAGAATTTCTTCATTACCAGTGGGACGCCCTGCTTCTCGAGACGGGGTTTCTGGCGATCCTTCTGGCGCCGCTCGAAATCCTGCCGAGCTTCCCGCCCGCGGCGGCCCCCTCGCCGATCGGCCGGGCGCTGGCGGTGTGGCTTCTCTTCCGCCTCCTGTTTTCTTCGGGCGTCGTCAAGCTCCGGAGCGGAGACCCGACGTGGAGGAGCCTCACGGCGCTCCGGTACCACTACGAGACGCAGCCCCTGCCGACGCCCCTGGCCTGGTACGCGCACCGCCTTCCGCCGTCCGTCCACCGGTTCTGCGCGGCGGTCCTCTTCGCGATCGAGCTCGGGGCTCCCTTTCTCCTCCTGGCGCCCGCCCCGTTCCGCCCGGTCGGGGCGCTTCTGATCGTGCTCCTCATGGGGGCGATCGCGGCCACCGGGAACTACGGCTTCTTCAATCTTCTCACGATCGCTCTGGTCGTGCCCGTCTTCGACGACGCGGCGCTCGGGGCGGCCGTCGCTTCCCTCGAGCCGTCGTTTCGGCTTCCTTCCGCGCCGCCCCCTCCCGTCGGGTGGGTGATCTTCACGGGGATCGTCGGCGCTCTCCTGGCCTTGCTTTCGGCGGACCCCGTGGCGCGGCTTTTGCTCGGGCGGAGCGTGCGGTGGCCCGGGCCGGTCGCGCGCGTGCTCGGCCGGTTGGACGCCTTCGGTCTGGTCCACCCGTACGGCCTTTTCGCCGTCATGACGACCACCCGTCCCGAGATCATCGTGGAGGGGAGCCGCGACGGGGTCGAATGGGCTCCGTACGAATTCAAGTGGAAGCCGGGGGACGTGCGCCGCGCGCCCCGCTTCGTGGCGCCTCATCAGCCCCGGCTCGACTGGCAGATGTGGTTCGCGGCGCTGGGGACTTCGGCGTCGTGCCCGTGGTTCGTGGACTTCGTGTCCCGGCTGCTCGAGGGATCGCCGGACGTTCTGGCGCTTCTGGCGCGCAACCCCTTCCCGGAGGCGCCCCCGAAGTACATCCGGGCCCTCGTCTACGAGTACCGGTTCACGAGCTTCGCCGAACGGCGACGGACGGGCGCGTGGTGGTCGCGGAAACCGGTGGCCCGGTATCTTCCGCCGGTGAGTCTTCCGGAGGCTTCGTCATGA
- a CDS encoding sulfate/molybdate ABC transporter ATP-binding protein — MSIEVRNVTKKFGAYVAVDDVTVTIPSGQLVALLGPSGSGKTTLLRIVAGLEVQDAGEVWMNGADVTRTPARQRNVGFVFQHYALFKHMTVAENVGFPLKVRGASREEIDRSVRDLLRLVRLEGFERRYPAQLSGGQRQRVALARALAARPSVLLLDEPFGSLDAKVRQELRQWLRRLHDEISVTSVFVTHDQEEALELADRIIVMNRGRVEQEGTPQEIFEHPKTPFVMSFLGAVNIFHGRVEKGRAIFGGLEAEFDGHDHEQPRPAQGYVRPHELDIDRTPRAERSLSATVRHVNAAGATVKVELVLRDHQTVVQAYLSRERYQELGLQPGESVYVVPRQLRIFLADEDEDEGPAAAPPGKENAP, encoded by the coding sequence ATGAGCATCGAAGTCCGCAACGTCACGAAGAAGTTCGGCGCGTACGTCGCCGTGGACGACGTGACGGTCACCATTCCCTCCGGCCAGCTCGTGGCGCTTCTGGGGCCCTCGGGATCCGGGAAAACGACGCTGCTGCGGATCGTCGCGGGATTGGAGGTTCAGGACGCGGGGGAGGTGTGGATGAACGGGGCGGACGTGACCCGCACCCCCGCCCGGCAGCGCAACGTGGGCTTCGTCTTCCAGCATTACGCGCTCTTCAAGCACATGACGGTGGCGGAGAACGTGGGATTTCCGCTCAAGGTGCGGGGCGCTTCCCGGGAGGAGATCGACCGGTCGGTGCGGGATCTCCTGCGGCTGGTGCGGCTGGAGGGCTTCGAGCGGCGGTATCCCGCGCAGCTTTCGGGCGGCCAGCGCCAGCGGGTGGCGCTGGCCCGGGCGCTGGCGGCGCGGCCGTCCGTGCTGCTTTTGGACGAGCCCTTCGGGTCGCTCGACGCGAAGGTCCGCCAGGAACTGCGCCAGTGGCTCCGAAGGCTCCACGACGAGATTTCCGTGACGAGCGTCTTCGTGACCCACGACCAGGAGGAGGCGCTCGAGCTGGCGGACCGGATCATCGTCATGAACCGCGGCCGGGTCGAGCAGGAGGGGACCCCCCAGGAGATCTTCGAGCACCCCAAGACCCCCTTCGTCATGAGCTTCCTCGGGGCGGTCAACATCTTTCACGGACGCGTGGAGAAGGGGCGCGCGATCTTCGGGGGGCTGGAGGCCGAGTTCGACGGCCACGATCATGAGCAGCCCCGGCCGGCCCAGGGGTACGTGCGGCCCCATGAGCTCGACATCGACCGCACGCCCCGCGCCGAACGCAGCCTTTCGGCCACCGTCCGGCACGTCAACGCCGCGGGGGCGACCGTCAAGGTCGAGCTCGTCCTGCGCGACCATCAGACGGTCGTGCAGGCGTACCTCAGCCGGGAGCGCTATCAGGAGCTGGGACTCCAGCCGGGTGAGTCCGTGTACGTGGTGCCGCGCCAGCTTCGGATTTTTCTCGCCGACGAAGACGAGGACGAAGGTCCCGCGGCCGCGCCGCCGGGAAAGGAGAACGCCCCATGA
- the modB gene encoding molybdate ABC transporter permease subunit, whose product MGPLELSLAVGLTATLASLPPAVAVAWFLERSRSPARGAVHALVLLPLVLPPVVLGYGLLKLFSPRGPLGAALEAIGLPVAFHFGGAVVAAAVVGFPLLVLSTGLAMKAVDPRLEIASRSLGRSAAATFFRVTLPLSWPGILAGSALSFARGVGEFGATIVLAGRIPGRTETIPLRIYAELDAPGGEARIAGLVAFSVALGAATVIAARLLDGAHRRRLELDR is encoded by the coding sequence ATGGGTCCTCTCGAACTCTCCCTGGCCGTGGGGTTGACGGCCACGCTCGCGAGCCTGCCGCCCGCCGTCGCCGTGGCGTGGTTCCTCGAACGCTCCCGCTCCCCCGCCCGCGGCGCGGTCCACGCGCTCGTCCTCCTGCCGCTCGTCCTGCCCCCCGTGGTCCTCGGATACGGGCTCCTCAAGCTCTTCTCGCCGCGGGGCCCCCTGGGCGCCGCCCTCGAGGCGATCGGGCTGCCCGTGGCCTTCCACTTCGGAGGAGCGGTCGTCGCGGCGGCCGTCGTGGGCTTTCCCCTTCTGGTGCTCTCCACGGGACTGGCCATGAAGGCGGTCGATCCCCGCCTCGAAATCGCGTCGCGCAGCCTGGGACGTTCGGCCGCGGCCACGTTCTTCCGCGTCACGCTGCCCCTCTCCTGGCCGGGAATCCTGGCGGGATCCGCGCTCTCCTTCGCCCGCGGCGTCGGCGAATTCGGAGCCACCATCGTCCTGGCGGGCCGCATCCCGGGACGCACCGAAACGATCCCGCTCCGGATCTACGCGGAACTCGACGCCCCCGGCGGCGAGGCCCGGATCGCAGGCCTCGTGGCCTTCTCCGTCGCCCTCGGAGCGGCCACCGTAATCGCGGCGCGGCTCCTCGACGGCGCCCACCGCCGGCGCCTGGAGCTCGACCGGTGA
- the cysT gene encoding sulfate ABC transporter permease subunit CysT — protein sequence MTRRTLPGFRPTMGATLVWLGLLVLLPLASLFFTAASLSPAEFWAVISSPRALAAYRVTFGAALAAALLNGAIGLLLAWVLVRYRFPGRNLVDGLIDLPFALPTAVAGLTFATLYGPEGWFGRLLAPLGIELVHTPGAVVWVLTFISLPFVVRAVEPVLADLGRETEEAAQSLGATRWQTFRYVLFPSVLPALLTGVALAFARAVGEYGSVIFVSGNIPFRTEIASVLIVNQLEQYKFGGAAAVAVVLLAASFFINGAINLLSRWSRRHEP from the coding sequence ATGACCCGCCGGACGCTTCCCGGATTCCGCCCGACGATGGGGGCCACGCTCGTCTGGCTGGGGCTCCTGGTGCTCCTTCCGCTGGCCAGCCTTTTTTTCACGGCGGCGTCGCTTTCGCCGGCGGAGTTCTGGGCGGTGATCTCGAGTCCGCGGGCGCTGGCGGCCTATCGGGTGACGTTCGGGGCGGCGCTGGCGGCGGCGCTCCTCAACGGGGCGATCGGGCTTCTTCTGGCGTGGGTCCTCGTGCGGTACCGCTTTCCGGGGCGCAATCTCGTGGACGGCCTGATCGATCTTCCCTTCGCGCTTCCCACGGCGGTGGCGGGGCTGACGTTTGCGACCCTCTACGGGCCGGAAGGATGGTTCGGCCGGCTCCTGGCGCCCCTCGGGATCGAGCTGGTTCATACCCCCGGCGCGGTCGTCTGGGTGCTCACGTTCATCTCGCTTCCCTTCGTCGTGCGGGCGGTGGAGCCGGTCCTGGCGGATCTCGGACGCGAGACGGAGGAGGCCGCGCAGAGCCTGGGGGCCACGCGCTGGCAGACCTTCCGGTACGTTCTCTTTCCGAGCGTGCTTCCGGCGCTTCTGACGGGAGTGGCCCTGGCCTTCGCGCGCGCCGTGGGGGAATACGGCTCGGTGATCTTCGTCTCCGGCAACATCCCGTTCCGGACGGAGATCGCCTCGGTGCTCATCGTCAACCAGCTCGAACAGTACAAGTTCGGCGGGGCGGCCGCCGTGGCGGTGGTGCTCCTGGCGGCGTCCTTCTTCATCAACGGGGCGATCAATCTTCTCTCCCGGTGGAGCCGGCGCCATGAACCGTAA